A genomic window from Klebsiella quasipneumoniae subsp. quasipneumoniae includes:
- the orn gene encoding oligoribonuclease: MSANENNLIWIDLEMTGLDPERDRIIEIATLVTDANLNILAEGPTIAVHQSDAQLALMDEWNVRTHTGSGLVDRVKASAVSEHDAELATIEFLKQWVPAGKSPICGNSIGQDRRFLFKYMPQLEAYFHYRYLDVSTLKELARRWKPEILDGFKKQGTHQAMDDIRESVAELAYYREHFIKL; encoded by the coding sequence ATGAGTGCAAATGAAAACAACCTCATTTGGATCGATCTTGAGATGACAGGGCTGGATCCGGAGCGCGATCGCATTATTGAAATCGCCACCCTGGTGACCGATGCCAACCTGAACATTCTGGCCGAGGGGCCGACCATCGCGGTGCATCAATCGGATGCCCAGCTGGCGCTGATGGACGAGTGGAATGTGCGGACGCATACCGGCAGCGGGCTGGTGGATCGCGTGAAGGCCAGCGCCGTCAGCGAGCACGACGCCGAACTGGCGACCATTGAGTTTCTTAAGCAGTGGGTGCCGGCGGGCAAGTCGCCGATCTGCGGCAACAGCATCGGCCAGGATCGTCGCTTCCTGTTTAAGTACATGCCGCAACTGGAAGCCTATTTCCACTATCGCTATCTGGACGTTAGCACGCTGAAAGAGCTGGCGCGCCGCTGGAAGCCGGAAATTCTCGACGGCTTTAAAAAGCAGGGTACCCATCAGGCGATGGACGATATCCGCGAGTCAGTCGCCGAGCTGGCTTACTACCGCGAGCATTTCATTAAGCTGTAA